The Devosia sp. MC521 genome segment TAACGAGAAGTACGATCTCGAAAGCTACCATCGCGGCATCCGCTCATGGGTGCGCGTGCTTGGTGCACTGGCGCAGTAAGAAAAGAAAAGGTCCCGATTTCGGGGCCTTTTTTATTGCGCTTATTTTAGGAGATCCGGGCGCCGCGCCTTGGTCAGCTCGAGCGATTGCTCGGCCCGCCACTTGGCAATTTTCTTATGATCCCCCGAGGTCAAAACCGCCGGGATTTCTCGATCCTCAAACACCTGTGGACGGGTGTAGTGGGGATATTCGAGCATGCCGTTCTCAAAGCTTTCCTCGTCGCGACTATCCAGCGCTCCGAGCACACCGGGGATCAAGCGCACCACAGCTTCGAGCAGCACCATGGCCGCCACTTCACCACCGGCGAGGACATAATCTCCGATGGAAATTTCTTCGAGCTGACGCGCATCGATAACGCGCTGATCCACGCCCTCAAAACGTCCGCAGACAATCACCACGCCCGGCCCCACCGCAAGCTCATGCGCGCGTTGCTGGGTGAGCGGCCTGCCGCGTGGGGACATCAGAATACGCGGACG includes the following:
- the trmD gene encoding tRNA (guanosine(37)-N1)-methyltransferase TrmD — encoded protein: MSFSADIITLFPDLFPGTLGASVLGRGMADGHWQLNATNLRDFATDRHRTVDDTPSGGGAGMVLKPDILATAIDAVAPASDPRPRILMSPRGRPLTQQRAHELAVGPGVVIVCGRFEGVDQRVIDARQLEEISIGDYVLAGGEVAAMVLLEAVVRLIPGVLGALDSRDEESFENGMLEYPHYTRPQVFEDREIPAVLTSGDHKKIAKWRAEQSLELTKARRPDLLK